GTCCTTCGGCGCGGCCGGCGGCGTGGGGGCCTTGCCGTCCGCGAGCGGGCCCGCGGCGCACCCCGGCGCCGCGGCGGGGCCACTCGCGTCGCCTCCAGGTCCGGCCTTGGGCGCACCGCTGGGCGCTCCGCTCGGTGCACCGCTGGGTGCTCCGGACGGGGCGACGCTCGGTGCGCTCGGCGCCGCCATCGCCGCTGTCACACCGATCCCACCGAGGACCAGCGCCGCTGCCGCCGCGGTGCCGATGCCGACCGCCCGGAGGGTCCGGCGTCGACGGCCGGCGGTGGGCTGGTCGTCCTGTTCGTGCTGCATGGTGTCTCCTGTTCGTCGAGCGGCTGACCGGTCGGACCGCCGCGGAGGAGACGCTCGGATCCGAATCTGAAGCAGGACTGAAGCATGTGCGGCGCACAGGGTTTCTCCAGGCCGTTCCAGGCTCCGTGATGGCGGTGCCGACCTACGGTGTCCGCCGTGAACGCACCAGCACGCATCCTCGTGGTCGAGGACGACGACTCCCTCCGGACCGCGGTGGCGACGAGCCTCCGCGCCGAGGGCTTCGTCGTCGCCGGGGCCCCGGACGGCCGCACCATCGCCGAGGACCTCGACCGGACGGCCCCCGACCTCGTGCTCCTCGACTGGATGCTCCCCGGGCCGAGCGGCATCCTGCTCGCCGCGCGCATCCGTGCCCGCTCGGACGCCGCCGTGGTGATGACGACCGCGCGCGACGAGCTCGACGACCGGCTGCGCGGGTTCGCCGAGGGTGCGGACGACTACGTCGTGAAGCCGTTCGCGATGGCCGAACTCGTCGCCCGCGTCACGGCGGTGCTGCGCCGACGCGGACGGATCCCGTCGGTGATCGAGGTGGGTGACCTCGTGCTCGACCCCGACGCCTCGACCGTCCGACGGGCCGGCGTCGTGCTCGACCTCACCGCGACGGAGTTCCGGCTCCTCCGGTTCCTCGCCGAGAGCCGCGGCCGCACGGTCTCGAAGGCGCAGATCACGACCCAGGTGTGGGGCTACGAGGACATCGCCCCGAACGTGGTCGAGGTCCACCTCAGCGCACTGCGTCGGAAGATGGAGGCCCACGGCCCTCGGCTCGTGCACACCGTGCGCGGGCTCGGCTACCGGCTCGCGGTCGACCGGGGTGCCGCGTGAGCAAGGACCTCGCCGCTCCCGGTCGACCGCTCCGCACCACCTCCCTCCGGCTCCGCACCGTCGTCGCCGTCACCGTGCTGCTGGCCGTCCTGCTCGCGGGACTCGTCGTCGCGGTCGAGGCCGTCCTCGGTGCCCGGCTCACCGCCCAGGTCGAGGACCGCCTGCGCGACCGCGCGTCGGCGGCCGCCGCACTCGTGGGGGTGCTGGACGCCGACGACCTCGCCGACCGGCTGTCGGCGCAGGGACTCTCGGTCCGCATCGTCGAGCCCGACGGTGCCGCCGTCGAGGCCGGTCCCACGCCGGACCAGCTGCGGAACGGCCCGCCGGACCCCGGGGGTCTGCCGGGCCCCGCGGCGAAGGCGGACGCCTCGGGCACTGGGCGATCCGCGGCGACCGGATCGTCCGCAGCAGGGTCCGCCAGCACGTCGACGGCCGGCACACGGATCACCTCGTCCTCGGTGCAGGACGACGACGGCGTGCTCACGCTCCGGTCGGACCTCGCCGACGGGACGCACATCACCCTCACCGCCGGGACCCGTGACGTGCAGGAGACCCTCACACAGCTCGGCTGGGTGATGGGCGGCGCGTCCGCGGCCTTCCTCGGGGTCGCGGTCGTCGGTCTCGTCCTCGTGGTCCGGCGCACGATGCGACCGCTCGACGAGATGACCGGGGCGGCGCGCTCGATCGCCTCCGGGGACCGCGGCCGACGACTCCGGCCGGAGCGGACGGACACCGAGATCGGACGGGTCGCGCTCGCGTTCGACGAGATGCTCGACGCCGTCGAGGGTGCGGAGGCGAAGGCCGTCGCCGCCGAGGAACGGGTGCGCGGGTTCCTCTCCGACGCCGCGCACGAGCTCCGGACACCCGTCGCAGGTGTCCGGGCCGCCGCCGACACCCTCGTCCGGAACGGTGCCGCGGACCCCGGGACGAACGAGGAGCTCGCGGTCCACGTCGTCCGGCAGGCGGACCGCGCGGCCCGGCTCGTCGACGACATGCTCACGATGGCCCGGCTCGACCGGGGGATCGCGCTCGACCGGCGCCCGACCGACCTCGGGCCGTGGCTCGTGGCGGAGGTCGACCGGCTGCGGCTCCGGTTGCCCGCCACCACCGTCGACGCGACCGTGCCCGAGCACGCGGTGGTCGCCGACGTCGACCCGGACCGGCTCGCGCAGGTCGTCGGCAACCTCGTCGACAACGCCGCACGGGCCACGGGGCCGAGCGGGACCGTCCGCCTCACCCTGACGGAGGAGTCGGGGGAGGCCGTCGTCCGGGTCGAGGACGACGGGCCCGGCATCCCGGCGTCCGAACGGGAGCGGGTGTTCGACCGGCTCGTGCGGCTCGAGGCCTCCCGCGACGTCCGTTCCGGCGGTGCCGGGCTCGGGTTGCCGATCGCCCGGGGCATCGCCGAGGCCCACGGCGGGACGCTCGCGCACGCCGACAGCCGTCGCGGTGTCGACGGTCTCGGCGGCGCCGTGTTCGACCTGCGGGTGCTGCTAGCCTGATGTCCTCGCGAGTGTGGTGGAACGGTAGACACGGGGCACTCAAAATGCTCTGCCTCACGGCGTGCGGGTTCGAGTCCCGCCACTCGTACAAGAGCCTGCCGAGCGAGGAGTGCAGGCGACTTCTAGTAAGGTTTCGTTCGTGAGTGACACAGAAGCAACCCCAGCAGCACCGCGTCGCGTCGTCGTCGCCGAGGACGAGTCGCTCATCCGCCTCGACATCGTCGAGATCCTCCGCGACAACGGCTTCGACGTCGTCGGTGAGGCGGGCGACGGCGAGACCGCCGTGCAGCTCGCCACCGACCTCCGTCCCGACCTCGTCGTCATGGACGTCAAGATGCCCCAGCTCGACGGCATCTCCGCGGCCGAGAAGCTCTCCAAGAACCACATCGCTCCGGTGGTCCTCCTCACGGCGTTCAGCCAGAAGGACCTCGTCGAGCGCGCGACCGAGGCCGGCGCCCTCGCCTACGTCGTCAAGCCGTTCACGCCGAACGACCTGCTCCCCGCGATCGAGATCGCCCTCTCGCGCCACCAGCAGATCATCACGCTCGAGGCCGAGGTCGCCGACCTCGTCGAGCGCTTCGAGACCCGCAAGCTCGTCGACCGCGCCAAGGGCCTCCTCAACGAGAAGATGGGCCTCACCGAGCCCGAGGCGTTCCGGTGGATCCAGAAGGCGTCGATGGACCGCCGTCTGACCATGCACGACGTCGCCAAGGCGATCATCGAGCAGCTGAGCGCCAAGAAGTAGCGTCCGCGTCGCTCGCACGAGAGCGCCGTCTCCCACCGGGAGGCGGCGCTCTCGTCGTCTGCGGCGCCGCGACCCGGCCTGGAGGCGCGGGGTGCGCCCGCCCCGGCCGGCCGCCTGGCAGGGTGGAGCGATGGACGACGTGGTGATCCGTGCCTCCCGGCCGACCGACATGGCGGCGGTCGCCGACCTGCGGTGGCGGTGGAGCGTCGACGAGGACGGCGTCGCCCCGGCGGTGACGCCGGCGGAGTACCGGGACGCGATGCGCGTCTTCGCGGCCGAGCACCCCGACTCGCACCGGTGCGTCGTCGCGGAACGGGACGGGCGGGTGCTCGCCATGGCGTGGCTCGCCCTGAACCCTCGGCCGCCGGCGCCGCACCGACCACGGGGCCGGGTGGCGGCCGAGCTCCAGACCGTGTACGTGCACCCGGACCTCCGGGGTGCCGGCGTCGCCGGGCGGCTCGTCGAGCGGCTGCTCGAGATCGCGGACGAGGCCGGAGCCGAACGCGTCGTGGTGCACTCGAGCGTCGTCGGCGAGCGGCTCTACCGGCGGCTCGGCTTCGACGACGCTCGACGGCTGCTGCAGCGGCCGCCCGAGGACTGACACCGCCCAGCCCGAACCGGGTCGGCCAGGCTCGGGGCGACCAGGCTCGGAGCGGTCAGGGCCGCGGCGGGAGCTGCTGCAGCGTCCAGGCGTTGCCGTCGGGGTCGCGGAAGAAGACGAAGCGGCCCCAGGCGAGCTCGTCGACCCCGATCGCGTCGACGCCGAGGTCCTGCAGGTGGGCGAGGGCCTCGTCGGCGTCCGGGACGACGACCTGGACCGACTTCAGCGACCCGGGCGGCACGTCCGGCGACATGATCCCCTCGCCGAACGCGATCGAGCAGGCCGAGCCGGGCGGTGTCGCCTGCACGAACCGGACGTCGTCGGAGACGCGTTGGTCGTGGTCGATGACGAACCCGATGCGCTCGTAGAACTCCCGGGCACGGTCGACGTCGCTGACCGGGACCATGATGAGTTCGATCTTCCAGTCGGTCGCGGGCATGGTCACTCCTTCGTGGGTGCCCGGCGGTCGCGGTGCGGCGGGGGTCGCTCCGGTCCGGCGCGTCAGCGGGCGTCGCGGATCATGTTGGTGATGCGCACGGTGGAGCAGCGCCGCCCCTGGTCGTCGGTGAGGACGATCTCGTGCGTGGTGAGGGTGTTGCCGAGGTGGATCGCGGTGCAGGTCCCGGTGACGGTGCCGCTCGTGGCGCTGCGGGAGTGCGAGGCGTTGAGCTCGATGCCGACGGCGTAGCGGCCGGGGCCGGCGTGGACGTTCGCCGCCATCGAACCGAGGCTCTCGGCGAGGACGACGTACGCGCCACCGTGCAGCAGGCCGACGGGCTGGCGGTTGCCCTCCACCGGGATCGTGCCGACCGCGCGCTCGGCCGTGAGCTCGGTGATGACCATGCCCATCTTCTCGGCGAGCTCGCCCATTCCGCGCTCGGCCAGGCGGTCGTCGACCGCGGTGGTGGTGGTCGCTTCGTCGGTCACGCGCGCAGGACTCCCGTGTCGGATGGCGTCGGTAGGCTGTCCGGGTGTCGGACTCCGCAAAGCCTACCCTCATGGTCATCGACGGCCACTCCCTCGCGTTCCGGGCGTTCTACGCGCTCCCGGTCGACAGTTTCGTGAACCGCGAGGGGCAGCACACGAACGCCATCCACGGCTTCATCTCGATGCTGCTCATGCTCCTGCAGCGCGAGAAGCCGACCCACCTCGCGGTCGCGTTCGACATCTCCCGGTTCTCGTTCCGCACCCGTGAGTACGAGGACTACAAGGGCACCCGCTCCGAGACCCCGCCTGAGTTCAAGGGCCAGATCCCGCTCCTGCAGCAGGCGCTCGAGGCCATGGGCATCACGACGGTCACGAAGGAGGACTACGAGGCCGACGACATCCTCGCCACCTTCGCCCGCCAGGGGTCGGAGCAGGGCTACCAGGTCTACGTCGTCTCCGGCGACCGCGACTCCATCCAGCTCGTGAACGACGACGTCACGCTGCTGTACCCGTCCGTCCGCGGCGTCTCGGAGCTCACCCGGTACGACCGCGACAAGGTGTACGAGCGCTACGGCATCGAACCGCACCAGTACCCGGACATCGCGGCCCTCGTCGGCGAGACCAGCGACAACCTCATCGGCATCGACAAGGTCGGCGAGAAGACCGCCGTCAAGTGGATCAACCAGTACGGGTCGCTCGACGGCGTGCTCGAGCACGCCGACGAGATCAAGGGCGTCGTCGGCGGCAACCTCCGCGAGCAGAAGGACCGCGCGATCCGGAACCGCAAGCTCAACCGACTCGTGAACGACGTCGAGCTGCCGATCGGGCCGGCGGACGTCGCACTCCGCCCCCTCGACGAGCAGGCGGTCCGCGACCTCTTCGCGAAGCTCCAGTTCCGCACCCTCCTCGACCGCGTGTTCAAGGTCGCGGGCACGGGGGAGCCGTCCGAGGGCACCGCGACCGACGGCGGTGTGGCCGACGGAGCTCCGACGCCGCCGAAGGTCACGACGATCATCGACGAAGAGCTGGGCTACTGGCTCGAGCGCAAGGCGAAGGACGCTGCGAACGGCTTCGGCGTCGCGGTCGAGGTCATCGACGGCCGCCTCAGCGCGATCGGCATCGCCACGCACGACGACGCCGTGCTCGTCCCCGGCGGCAGCGGCGCGAAGGACTACGAGCAGCTCGCGGCGTGGTTCGCCTCCGACGCGCCGAAGCACTTCCACGACGCGAAGACCGCGATCAAGACGCTCGCCACGGTCGGCTTCACGGTGAACGGGCTCGCCGGCGACGCCCGCATCCTCGGGTGGTTGGCGCAGCCCGGCAAGCAGGGGCAGCCCCTCGCCGACCTCGTCTACCAGGAGCTCGGCGAGGAACTCCCCACCGCCGACCCGAACCAGCTCGTGCCCGAGACCGACCCGGTCAACGTCGGCGTCCACGCCTGGTACGTCCTCCGGGTGACGACGGCGATCCGGGCACGCCTCGACGAGTCCTCGCTGCGGGTGCTCGACGACATCGAGCTGCCGCTCGTGCACGTCCTCGCCGGCATGGAGACCACGGGCGTCGCGATCGACCGGCCCGTGCTCACGAACCTGTCGCACGAGCTCGGGGAGCGCGCTGCCGACCTCGCCCAGCAGGCCTTCGCAGAGATCGGGCACGAGGTGAACCTCGGATCGCCGAAGCAGCTCCAGGAGGTCCTGTTCACCGAGCTCGCGATGCCGAAGACCCGCAAGACCAAGACCGGGTTCTCGACCGATGCCGCCAGCCTCGCCGACCTGCAGGAGCAGCACCCGCACCCGTTCCTCGGCCTGCTGCTGCAGCACCGTGACGCGACGAAGCTCCGGCAGATCGTGGACACCCTCGACGCGGCGATCGTCGACGGCCGCATCCACACCCGGTACGAGCAGACCGGCAGCAGCACGGGCCGCATCTCCTCGACCGACCCGAACCTGCAGAACATCCCGGTGAAGACCGCCGTCGGCCGTCGGGTCCGCTCGGCGTTCGCGGTGGCCGAGCCGTACACGACGCTCATCACGGCCGACTACTCGCAGATCGAGATGCGGATCATGGCGCACCTCTCCGGCGACCCGGGGCTCATCCAGGCGTTCAACGAGGGCGAGGACCTCCACCGCTTCGTCGGCGCCCGTGTGTTCGGCGTCGAGCCGGCCGACGTGTCGCCCGAGATGCGGACGAAGGTCAAGGCGATGTCGTACGGCCTCGCCTACGGCCTGAGCGCCTTCGGCCTGTCGAAGCAGCTGCGCATCGAGCAGTCCGAGGCCCGAACGCTCATGACCGAGTACTTCGCCCGCTTCGGCGCCGTCCGCGACTACCTCCGCAACGTGGTCGAGCAGGCACGCGAAGACGGCTACACCGAGACGATCTTCGGCCGCCGCCGGCCCTTCCCGGACCTCAAGAGCCCGAACCGCGTCCTGCGCGAGAACGCCGAGCGTGCCGCACTCAACGCGCCGATCCAGGGTTCCGCCGCCGACATCATGAAGATCGCGATGCTCGGCGTCGCGGCCGACCTGCGGGACGGCGACCTCGAGTCGCACCTGCTCCTCCAGGTGCACGACGAGCTCATCCTCGAGGTCGCTCCC
This is a stretch of genomic DNA from Curtobacterium sp. 458. It encodes these proteins:
- the polA gene encoding DNA polymerase I; the encoded protein is MSDSAKPTLMVIDGHSLAFRAFYALPVDSFVNREGQHTNAIHGFISMLLMLLQREKPTHLAVAFDISRFSFRTREYEDYKGTRSETPPEFKGQIPLLQQALEAMGITTVTKEDYEADDILATFARQGSEQGYQVYVVSGDRDSIQLVNDDVTLLYPSVRGVSELTRYDRDKVYERYGIEPHQYPDIAALVGETSDNLIGIDKVGEKTAVKWINQYGSLDGVLEHADEIKGVVGGNLREQKDRAIRNRKLNRLVNDVELPIGPADVALRPLDEQAVRDLFAKLQFRTLLDRVFKVAGTGEPSEGTATDGGVADGAPTPPKVTTIIDEELGYWLERKAKDAANGFGVAVEVIDGRLSAIGIATHDDAVLVPGGSGAKDYEQLAAWFASDAPKHFHDAKTAIKTLATVGFTVNGLAGDARILGWLAQPGKQGQPLADLVYQELGEELPTADPNQLVPETDPVNVGVHAWYVLRVTTAIRARLDESSLRVLDDIELPLVHVLAGMETTGVAIDRPVLTNLSHELGERAADLAQQAFAEIGHEVNLGSPKQLQEVLFTELAMPKTRKTKTGFSTDAASLADLQEQHPHPFLGLLLQHRDATKLRQIVDTLDAAIVDGRIHTRYEQTGSSTGRISSTDPNLQNIPVKTAVGRRVRSAFAVAEPYTTLITADYSQIEMRIMAHLSGDPGLIQAFNEGEDLHRFVGARVFGVEPADVSPEMRTKVKAMSYGLAYGLSAFGLSKQLRIEQSEARTLMTEYFARFGAVRDYLRNVVEQAREDGYTETIFGRRRPFPDLKSPNRVLRENAERAALNAPIQGSAADIMKIAMLGVAADLRDGDLESHLLLQVHDELILEVAPGEQDRVEEILRTRMGGAAELSVPLDVSVGVGPNWEAAAH
- a CDS encoding VOC family protein, with the translated sequence MPATDWKIELIMVPVSDVDRAREFYERIGFVIDHDQRVSDDVRFVQATPPGSACSIAFGEGIMSPDVPPGSLKSVQVVVPDADEALAHLQDLGVDAIGVDELAWGRFVFFRDPDGNAWTLQQLPPRP
- a CDS encoding GNAT family N-acetyltransferase, with product MDDVVIRASRPTDMAAVADLRWRWSVDEDGVAPAVTPAEYRDAMRVFAAEHPDSHRCVVAERDGRVLAMAWLALNPRPPAPHRPRGRVAAELQTVYVHPDLRGAGVAGRLVERLLEIADEAGAERVVVHSSVVGERLYRRLGFDDARRLLQRPPED
- a CDS encoding HAMP domain-containing sensor histidine kinase, whose protein sequence is MSKDLAAPGRPLRTTSLRLRTVVAVTVLLAVLLAGLVVAVEAVLGARLTAQVEDRLRDRASAAAALVGVLDADDLADRLSAQGLSVRIVEPDGAAVEAGPTPDQLRNGPPDPGGLPGPAAKADASGTGRSAATGSSAAGSASTSTAGTRITSSSVQDDDGVLTLRSDLADGTHITLTAGTRDVQETLTQLGWVMGGASAAFLGVAVVGLVLVVRRTMRPLDEMTGAARSIASGDRGRRLRPERTDTEIGRVALAFDEMLDAVEGAEAKAVAAEERVRGFLSDAAHELRTPVAGVRAAADTLVRNGAADPGTNEELAVHVVRQADRAARLVDDMLTMARLDRGIALDRRPTDLGPWLVAEVDRLRLRLPATTVDATVPEHAVVADVDPDRLAQVVGNLVDNAARATGPSGTVRLTLTEESGEAVVRVEDDGPGIPASERERVFDRLVRLEASRDVRSGGAGLGLPIARGIAEAHGGTLAHADSRRGVDGLGGAVFDLRVLLA
- a CDS encoding hotdog fold thioesterase; the protein is MGELAEKMGMVITELTAERAVGTIPVEGNRQPVGLLHGGAYVVLAESLGSMAANVHAGPGRYAVGIELNASHSRSATSGTVTGTCTAIHLGNTLTTHEIVLTDDQGRRCSTVRITNMIRDAR
- a CDS encoding response regulator transcription factor — protein: MNAPARILVVEDDDSLRTAVATSLRAEGFVVAGAPDGRTIAEDLDRTAPDLVLLDWMLPGPSGILLAARIRARSDAAVVMTTARDELDDRLRGFAEGADDYVVKPFAMAELVARVTAVLRRRGRIPSVIEVGDLVLDPDASTVRRAGVVLDLTATEFRLLRFLAESRGRTVSKAQITTQVWGYEDIAPNVVEVHLSALRRKMEAHGPRLVHTVRGLGYRLAVDRGAA
- a CDS encoding response regulator, with translation MSDTEATPAAPRRVVVAEDESLIRLDIVEILRDNGFDVVGEAGDGETAVQLATDLRPDLVVMDVKMPQLDGISAAEKLSKNHIAPVVLLTAFSQKDLVERATEAGALAYVVKPFTPNDLLPAIEIALSRHQQIITLEAEVADLVERFETRKLVDRAKGLLNEKMGLTEPEAFRWIQKASMDRRLTMHDVAKAIIEQLSAKK